The following coding sequences are from one Candidatus Nitrosopumilus sp. SW window:
- a CDS encoding uL15 family ribosomal protein, whose protein sequence is MATRLRKTRRLRGGRHMGWGQVGQHRASGHKGGLGVTGMMKHHWSTTLKDEPDHYGHDSTKPPHPNITKKWASVRDLDDLFTKFGKEEGGKKIVDLESAGYEKLLGGGKVTNAYSVKVTQYTASAEEKLKAVGGEVISATKEKSDGEEVVTEDG, encoded by the coding sequence ATGGCAACAAGATTAAGAAAAACAAGACGACTTAGGGGAGGACGCCACATGGGATGGGGCCAGGTAGGTCAACATCGTGCAAGTGGTCACAAGGGTGGTCTTGGAGTTACTGGAATGATGAAACATCATTGGAGTACAACACTAAAAGACGAACCAGATCATTATGGCCATGATTCAACTAAACCACCTCACCCAAATATTACCAAGAAATGGGCTAGCGTCCGTGATCTTGATGACTTGTTTACTAAGTTCGGTAAAGAAGAAGGAGGAAAAAAAATCGTAGACCTTGAAAGTGCTGGATACGAGAAACTCCTTGGCGGCGGAAAAGTAACAAACGCTTATTCTGTCAAAGTCACACAGTATACAGCATCTGCAGAAGAGAAACTAAAAGCAGTTGGCGGCGAAGTTATCTCTGCTACAAAGGAAAAATCTGATGGGGAAGAGGTAGTTACAGAAGATGGCTGA
- a CDS encoding 50S ribosomal protein L18 has protein sequence MAYSKILRRLREEKTNYRKRGTMLMGKRDFITVNITNENTQVQILKPGMTGDKVVASAHSRYLLEKGWKGSRKSVPAAYLTGYLAGKKALGQGAKDAILYTGTRKYTQRMAAALKGVIDAGLEVPANEETFPSEDRINGEHLTVKNEVSKMKSTIDTEVK, from the coding sequence ATGGCCTATTCAAAAATATTGAGGAGACTTAGAGAGGAGAAGACCAATTACCGTAAACGTGGTACAATGTTGATGGGTAAGCGTGACTTTATCACTGTAAATATTACTAATGAAAATACACAAGTTCAAATTCTAAAGCCTGGCATGACTGGAGACAAGGTTGTTGCATCAGCACATTCTAGATACTTGCTTGAAAAAGGTTGGAAAGGTTCTAGAAAAAGTGTTCCTGCAGCATATCTTACAGGATACTTGGCAGGAAAGAAAGCACTTGGACAAGGTGCAAAGGATGCAATCTTGTATACTGGAACCAGAAAATATACACAAAGAATGGCAGCAGCTCTCAAAGGAGTAATTGATGCTGGTCTTGAAGTTCCAGCAAACGAAGAAACATTTCCATCTGAAGATAGAATTAACGGAGAACATCTTACTGTTAAAAACGAAGTTTCTAAAATGAAATCTACAATTGATACTGAGGTAAAATAA
- a CDS encoding 50S ribosomal protein L30 has translation MANAVLVVRIKGQADCPYWASTTMDLLKLEKKYRAVILPAKDNLLGMLKKVQHYVSWVDLDADLAKELIDKKARKAGYKKVTPEDLKELGYASSAELAAALAEGKTMLSKLKPLKPWFALAPPRHGFKRSTKKLYGQKGILGRNKELGTIVRNMI, from the coding sequence ATGGCAAATGCAGTACTAGTTGTTAGAATCAAAGGCCAAGCAGACTGTCCTTATTGGGCATCAACTACTATGGATTTGCTAAAACTAGAAAAAAAATATCGTGCAGTAATTCTTCCTGCAAAAGATAACTTACTTGGAATGTTAAAAAAAGTACAACACTATGTTTCATGGGTTGATCTTGATGCAGACTTAGCAAAAGAATTGATTGACAAAAAAGCAAGAAAAGCAGGTTACAAAAAAGTAACTCCAGAAGATCTTAAAGAATTAGGATATGCAAGTTCTGCAGAATTGGCTGCAGCATTAGCAGAAGGAAAAACAATGTTATCAAAATTAAAACCACTAAAACCTTGGTTTGCATTAGCACCACCAAGACATGGATTCAAAAGAAGTACAAAGAAATTGTATGGACAAAAAGGAATTCTTGGAAGAAACAAAGAACTTGGAACAATTGTAAGGAATATGATTTAA
- a CDS encoding 30S ribosomal protein S5, whose product MSQKAESKPQGGQRGKGTPVYGGGPPGGAKGGDRPRRRREPEEEVWVPKTILGQKVASGEISSLEEIIELGLRIQEAGIIKKLLPDLKSEVVDVGIIQKMTSNGQSTRFKAIVATGNENGYLGIGQGKSKQMRIAIEKATNAAYLNVNPIKLGCGSWECRCDQKHSVPFKVRGKGGSVTIEIIPAPRGLGLVAGGKIKRLLELAGLKDAWTTAKGSTPTMNSTSKAILDCLRQTFSQG is encoded by the coding sequence ATGAGTCAAAAAGCAGAATCTAAACCACAAGGCGGACAAAGAGGCAAAGGTACACCAGTTTATGGTGGAGGCCCACCTGGTGGGGCAAAAGGTGGAGATAGACCAAGAAGAAGAAGAGAACCCGAAGAAGAAGTTTGGGTTCCAAAAACAATCTTAGGACAAAAAGTCGCATCAGGAGAAATCTCATCATTAGAAGAAATTATTGAATTAGGATTAAGAATTCAAGAAGCAGGAATCATCAAAAAATTACTTCCTGACTTGAAGAGTGAAGTTGTTGATGTTGGAATTATTCAAAAAATGACATCAAACGGCCAATCAACTAGATTCAAAGCAATCGTTGCAACAGGAAACGAGAACGGTTACTTGGGAATCGGACAAGGAAAATCAAAACAAATGAGAATTGCAATTGAAAAGGCAACTAATGCTGCTTATCTTAATGTCAACCCAATCAAATTGGGATGTGGCAGTTGGGAATGCAGATGTGATCAAAAACATTCTGTTCCATTCAAAGTAAGAGGAAAAGGTGGAAGTGTTACAATTGAAATTATTCCTGCACCTCGTGGATTAGGTCTTGTTGCAGGTGGTAAAATTAAACGATTATTGGAATTAGCTGGTCTAAAAGACGCTTGGACTACTGCAAAAGGTTCTACACCTACAATGAATTCTACTTCAAAAGCTATCTTGGACTGTCTTAGACAGACATTTAGTCAGGGTTGA
- the argF gene encoding ornithine carbamoyltransferase, whose amino-acid sequence MKLKTKNLLTLAELSPKEFVGLIDDSIKLKKELKKGGNKPVLKNKTLTMIFQKPSTRTRVSFEIGMSQLGGYTVNLSSNDMQLSRGESVEDTAKTLSRYTDCIMARVYDHELLEQLSENATVPIINGLSDTFHPCQILADFMTIKEKKKKIKGIKIAWIGDGNNVCNSMIYGAALSGATMSIATPNGFEPDKKAVKEAKKSTTIELTSDPLNAVKDADVVVTDTYSSIHNDDPNRIKKFLPKYQVNSKLMASAKKDAIFMHCLPAKRDQEVTSSVIDGPQSVVWDEAENRLHSQKALLASLILG is encoded by the coding sequence ATGAAACTAAAAACAAAAAATTTACTCACTTTAGCGGAATTATCTCCAAAGGAATTTGTGGGGTTAATTGATGATTCAATTAAACTAAAAAAAGAACTCAAGAAAGGCGGAAACAAACCTGTTCTAAAAAATAAAACACTAACAATGATTTTCCAAAAACCATCTACTCGAACACGAGTAAGTTTTGAAATTGGAATGTCACAACTTGGTGGTTATACCGTTAATCTCTCATCAAATGATATGCAATTATCTCGTGGCGAATCCGTTGAAGATACTGCAAAGACTCTTTCACGATACACTGATTGTATAATGGCTCGTGTTTATGATCATGAGTTACTAGAACAATTATCTGAAAATGCAACTGTTCCAATAATTAACGGACTCTCTGATACTTTTCATCCTTGTCAAATCTTAGCAGACTTTATGACCATAAAAGAAAAGAAGAAAAAAATCAAAGGAATTAAGATTGCATGGATTGGCGATGGGAATAATGTCTGTAACTCAATGATTTATGGAGCAGCATTATCTGGTGCCACAATGTCAATTGCAACTCCAAATGGTTTTGAGCCCGACAAAAAGGCAGTAAAAGAAGCAAAAAAATCAACTACTATTGAATTGACATCTGATCCTCTAAATGCAGTAAAAGATGCTGATGTTGTAGTCACTGATACCTATTCTTCTATTCATAATGACGATCCAAATAGAATCAAAAAATTCCTTCCAAAATACCAAGTTAACTCAAAACTGATGGCGTCTGCAAAGAAAGATGCGATCTTTATGCACTGTCTTCCTGCAAAGCGAGATCAAGAAGTGACATCATCTGTGATTGATGGACCTCAGTCTGTTGTATGGGATGAGGCAGAAAATCGTCTCCATTCTCAAAAGGCATTGCTTGCCTCACTCATTCTCGGTTAA
- a CDS encoding adenylate kinase, translating to MVESKKIILVGIPGVGKTTLLAKIVDHIKDHQKSVSVVSYGTLMFEVAKENGLNDRDELRKLPVSKQQELQKTAAEKIAAHNEEIVIIDTHAFISSPEGYYPGLPEHVLKIIQPSNFVSVSAKPEEIYSRRMSDDTRNRDKITLANVKKELDVQSGMISACAVITGSPVKYILNREGKVDEAAEKIIKALGL from the coding sequence TTGGTAGAAAGTAAGAAAATCATCCTTGTTGGAATCCCTGGAGTTGGGAAGACTACCTTACTAGCAAAGATTGTAGATCACATTAAAGATCATCAAAAAAGTGTTAGCGTTGTAAGTTATGGAACTCTAATGTTTGAAGTTGCAAAAGAAAATGGTCTTAATGACAGAGATGAATTAAGAAAACTACCTGTTTCAAAACAACAAGAACTACAAAAGACTGCAGCTGAAAAGATTGCTGCACACAATGAGGAAATTGTAATTATTGATACTCATGCATTTATCAGCTCACCAGAGGGATATTATCCAGGACTTCCAGAACATGTTCTCAAAATCATCCAACCCTCAAACTTTGTTTCAGTGTCTGCAAAACCTGAGGAAATCTATAGTAGACGAATGAGCGATGATACTCGAAACCGAGATAAAATCACACTTGCAAATGTAAAAAAGGAATTAGATGTCCAGTCAGGCATGATTTCTGCATGTGCAGTAATTACAGGCTCACCAGTAAAATACATCCTTAATCGTGAGGGAAAGGTTGATGAAGCAGCAGAAAAGATAATCAAAGCATTAGGACTGTAA
- the secY gene encoding preprotein translocase subunit SecY, which produces MAEGTVTTIIRKAVFKAEPYLPQVPKPKKKIPLSTRLLWCGVALLIYMVMGQTPLFGATAPEFDFLAFARVIFASQQGTLVELGIGPIVTAGLLMQLLRGSDILKFDFKKPEERGIFQTATKMVTYVVIVAESIVYGVAVYGPGVSDPSILYVMVGQLMAASIIIMFLDELIQKGWGLGSGISLFIMAGVAQQILWSLFSPLPAGDGGTIGIIPYIGQSIMAGDVSNILFRSNQLPSIFGLCLTAGVLLILVFTQGMKIEIPIVSTKYRGFSAVYPIKMMYVSNIPVILASALTANAVFIFQMLWANANPRNNNFFMNFIAQFDPTSPSTPIGGLIYYITPPRGLDVAALDPGRAVGYVLFMIGIVIVFGRLWVELGGLSPKSAAQNLLDADVQIPGFRRSNKPVEALLNKYIPSVTIIGSAILGLLAGASDVLGVFGSGIGILLMVDILINYYTQLVREQVEVVMPRLGALLGRK; this is translated from the coding sequence ATGGCTGAGGGTACAGTTACTACTATTATTAGAAAAGCTGTTTTCAAAGCAGAACCATATCTTCCCCAAGTTCCAAAACCAAAAAAGAAGATTCCATTATCAACTAGATTGCTCTGGTGTGGAGTTGCATTACTTATCTACATGGTAATGGGACAGACACCATTATTTGGAGCAACAGCACCTGAATTTGATTTTCTAGCATTTGCTAGAGTAATTTTTGCATCACAACAAGGTACACTTGTTGAATTAGGTATTGGACCGATTGTTACAGCTGGTCTCTTAATGCAGTTGTTGAGAGGTTCAGATATTCTCAAATTTGACTTTAAGAAACCTGAGGAAAGAGGTATCTTCCAAACTGCTACAAAGATGGTAACTTATGTTGTGATTGTAGCTGAATCTATTGTATATGGTGTAGCAGTGTATGGTCCTGGTGTATCAGATCCGTCTATACTGTATGTTATGGTTGGGCAGCTGATGGCAGCGTCGATTATTATCATGTTCTTAGACGAATTAATTCAGAAAGGATGGGGTCTTGGCAGTGGAATCAGTCTTTTCATTATGGCCGGTGTTGCTCAACAAATTCTATGGAGTTTGTTTAGTCCTTTACCTGCAGGAGATGGAGGAACTATTGGTATCATTCCATACATTGGACAATCAATCATGGCAGGTGATGTCTCAAACATTCTGTTCCGTTCAAACCAATTACCGAGCATCTTTGGACTTTGTCTGACAGCCGGTGTATTGTTGATACTTGTATTTACACAAGGAATGAAAATTGAGATTCCAATCGTTTCTACAAAATACAGAGGATTCTCTGCAGTGTATCCAATTAAGATGATGTATGTCTCAAACATTCCAGTTATCTTGGCATCTGCACTTACTGCAAATGCTGTCTTTATTTTCCAGATGTTGTGGGCAAATGCAAACCCACGTAACAATAATTTCTTTATGAATTTCATAGCGCAATTTGACCCAACGAGTCCGTCGACTCCAATTGGTGGTCTTATCTATTACATCACACCACCTAGAGGTCTAGATGTTGCAGCTCTGGATCCTGGACGTGCAGTTGGCTATGTCTTATTCATGATTGGAATTGTAATTGTGTTTGGTAGGTTGTGGGTAGAACTTGGTGGTCTTTCACCAAAGAGTGCAGCTCAGAACTTACTTGATGCAGATGTACAGATTCCTGGATTTAGAAGATCAAACAAACCAGTTGAAGCATTGTTGAACAAGTACATTCCATCAGTCACCATTATTGGCTCAGCTATTCTGGGTCTGTTGGCAGGTGCATCTGATGTCTTGGGTGTATTTGGTTCTGGTATCGGAATTTTACTTATGGTAGATATTCTCATCAACTATTACACACAATTAGTTAGAGAACAAGTCGAAGTTGTAATGCCGCGTTTGGGTGCTTTACTTGGTAGAAAGTAA